One Glycine soja cultivar W05 chromosome 2, ASM419377v2, whole genome shotgun sequence genomic region harbors:
- the LOC114396565 gene encoding protein DAMAGED DNA-BINDING 2-like isoform X1, protein MAPVTPRTAFPKVLIERDSDSEQSSSEEEEEKLDEEEEEEEVGVSTANEKTEKLELGSDANRKGKAPITISLKKVCKVCKKPGHEAGFKGAAYIDCPMKPCFLCKMPGHTTLTCPHRVSTEHGVVPAPRRKACKPLEYVFERQLRPSLPSIKPKYVIPDQVNCAVIRYHSRRITCLEFHPTKNNILLSGDKKGQLGVWDFGKVYEKVVYGNIHSCLVNNMRFNPTNDCMVYSASSDGTISCTDLETGISSSPLNLNPDGWQGPNTWKMLNGMDINSEKGLVLVADSFGFLHMVDIRSNNRSGDAILIHKKGKVVGIHCNPIQPDIFLTCGNDHFARIWDLRQIEAGSSLYDLKHTRVVNSAYFSPISGTKILTTSQDNRLRVWDSIFGNVDSPSREIVHSHDFNRHLTPFKAEWDPKDPSESLAVVGRYISENYNGAALHPIDFIDTSTGQLVAEVMDPNITTISPVNKLHPRDDILATGSSRSLFIWKPKEKSELVEEKDEQKIVVCGKAEKKRGKKNGNISDESDDEGFMSKSKKSKSKKTEWKLSRCTTKDNR, encoded by the exons ATGGCACCGGTTACTCCAAGAACCGCGTTCCCCAAGGTTCTCATCGAGAGAGACTCTGACTCCGAACAGAGTTCAtccgaagaagaagaagaaaaacttgacgaagaagaagaagaagaagaagttgggGTTTCTACTGCAAATGAGAAGACCGAGAAACTGGAACTGGGTTCCGACgcaaacagaaaaggaaaagcccCCATCACTATTAGTCTAAAAAAAGTTTGCAAG GTGTGTAAGAAGCCTGGTCATGAAGCGGGCTTTAAGGGTGCCGCGTATATTGATTGCCCCATGAAGCCTtgttttttgtgtaaaatgccTG GGCATACCACTTTGACTTGCCCGCATCGTGTCTCTACTGAGCATGGAGTTGTTCCAGCACCTCGCAGGAAAGCGTGTAAACCTTTGGAATATGTGTTTGAACGCCAGCTACGACCATCCCTACCTTCA ATCAAGCCCAAATATGTGATCCCAGACCAAGTGAATTGTGCTGTCATCAGATATCACAGCAGACGGATAACATGCTTGGAGTTCCACCCCACAAAGAATAACATCCTGTTATCTGGAGATAAG AAAGGGCAACTTGGAGTATGGGATTTTGGTAAAGTATACGAGAAGGTAGTCTATGGGAACATACATTCTTGTTTAGTGAACAATATGAG GTTTAATCCTACAAATGATTGTATGGTCTATTCTGCATCCTCAGATGGAACCATTAGTTGTACTGACTTGGAGACAGGAATATCATCTTCTCCATTGAACCTGAATCCTGATGGATGGCAG GGTCCAAACACTTGGAAAATGCTCAATGGCATGGATATTAATTCTGAGAAAGGTCTCGTTCTTGTTGCTGATAGCTTTGGTTTTCTTCACAT GGTTGACATTCGCTCCAACAACAGGAGTGGTGATGCAATTTTGatccacaaaaaaggaaaagttgtTGGTATCCATTGCAATCCAATTCAACCAGACATCTTTCTGACTTGTGGAAATGATCATTTT GCTCGTATTTGGGACCTGCGTCAAATAGAAGCTGGATCATCCCTTTATGACCTCAAGCATACACGTGTTGTTAACTCTGCATATTTCTCTCCAATATCCGGAACCAAAATTCTCACTACATCGCAGGACAACCGTCTTCGTGTATGGGATTCTATCTTTGGTAATGTGGACTCTCCCAGCCGAGAAATTGTACATAGTCATGATTTCAATCGGCATTTGACACCCTTTAAAGCTGAATGGGATCCAaag GATCCATCAGAGTCCCTTGCTGTTGTTGGTCGTTATATAAGTGAAAATTACAATGGAGCTGCCCTCCATCCCATTGATTTTATAGATACAAGTACAGGGCAACTGGTAGCTGAAGTGATGGACCCAAACATCACAACCATCAGTCCTGTGAATAAGCTGCATCCCCGTGATGATATCCTGGCAACTGGGAGTTCTAG ATCTCTGTTCATTTGGAAGCCCAAGGAGAAGTCAGAGCTTGTTGAGGAGAAGGATGAACAGAAAATTGTGGTTTGTGGAAAAGCTGAGAAGAAACGTGGAAAGAAAAATGGCAATATTAGCGATGAATCTGATGATGAAGGATTCATGTCCAAGTCCAAGAAGTCTAAGTCTAAAAAGACAGAGTGGAAATTGTCTCGCTGCACTACTAAGGATAATCGCTGA
- the LOC114396565 gene encoding protein DAMAGED DNA-BINDING 2-like isoform X2: MAPVTPRTAFPKVLIERDSDSEQSSSEEEEEKLDEEEEEEEVGVSTANEKTEKLELGSDANRKGKAPITISLKKVCKVCKKPGHEAGFKGAAYIDCPMKPCFLCKMPGHTTLTCPHRVSTEHGVVPAPRRKACKPLEYVFERQLRPSLPSIKPKYVIPDQVNCAVIRYHSRRITCLEFHPTKNNILLSGDKKGQLGVWDFGKVYEKVVYGNIHSCLVNNMRFNPTNDCMVYSASSDGTISCTDLETGISSSPLNLNPDGWQGPNTWKMLNGMDINSEKGLVLVADSFGFLHMVDIRSNNRSGDAILIHKKGKVVGIHCNPIQPDIFLTCGNDHFDNRLRVWDSIFGNVDSPSREIVHSHDFNRHLTPFKAEWDPKDPSESLAVVGRYISENYNGAALHPIDFIDTSTGQLVAEVMDPNITTISPVNKLHPRDDILATGSSRSLFIWKPKEKSELVEEKDEQKIVVCGKAEKKRGKKNGNISDESDDEGFMSKSKKSKSKKTEWKLSRCTTKDNR, encoded by the exons ATGGCACCGGTTACTCCAAGAACCGCGTTCCCCAAGGTTCTCATCGAGAGAGACTCTGACTCCGAACAGAGTTCAtccgaagaagaagaagaaaaacttgacgaagaagaagaagaagaagaagttgggGTTTCTACTGCAAATGAGAAGACCGAGAAACTGGAACTGGGTTCCGACgcaaacagaaaaggaaaagcccCCATCACTATTAGTCTAAAAAAAGTTTGCAAG GTGTGTAAGAAGCCTGGTCATGAAGCGGGCTTTAAGGGTGCCGCGTATATTGATTGCCCCATGAAGCCTtgttttttgtgtaaaatgccTG GGCATACCACTTTGACTTGCCCGCATCGTGTCTCTACTGAGCATGGAGTTGTTCCAGCACCTCGCAGGAAAGCGTGTAAACCTTTGGAATATGTGTTTGAACGCCAGCTACGACCATCCCTACCTTCA ATCAAGCCCAAATATGTGATCCCAGACCAAGTGAATTGTGCTGTCATCAGATATCACAGCAGACGGATAACATGCTTGGAGTTCCACCCCACAAAGAATAACATCCTGTTATCTGGAGATAAG AAAGGGCAACTTGGAGTATGGGATTTTGGTAAAGTATACGAGAAGGTAGTCTATGGGAACATACATTCTTGTTTAGTGAACAATATGAG GTTTAATCCTACAAATGATTGTATGGTCTATTCTGCATCCTCAGATGGAACCATTAGTTGTACTGACTTGGAGACAGGAATATCATCTTCTCCATTGAACCTGAATCCTGATGGATGGCAG GGTCCAAACACTTGGAAAATGCTCAATGGCATGGATATTAATTCTGAGAAAGGTCTCGTTCTTGTTGCTGATAGCTTTGGTTTTCTTCACAT GGTTGACATTCGCTCCAACAACAGGAGTGGTGATGCAATTTTGatccacaaaaaaggaaaagttgtTGGTATCCATTGCAATCCAATTCAACCAGACATCTTTCTGACTTGTGGAAATGATCATTTT GACAACCGTCTTCGTGTATGGGATTCTATCTTTGGTAATGTGGACTCTCCCAGCCGAGAAATTGTACATAGTCATGATTTCAATCGGCATTTGACACCCTTTAAAGCTGAATGGGATCCAaag GATCCATCAGAGTCCCTTGCTGTTGTTGGTCGTTATATAAGTGAAAATTACAATGGAGCTGCCCTCCATCCCATTGATTTTATAGATACAAGTACAGGGCAACTGGTAGCTGAAGTGATGGACCCAAACATCACAACCATCAGTCCTGTGAATAAGCTGCATCCCCGTGATGATATCCTGGCAACTGGGAGTTCTAG ATCTCTGTTCATTTGGAAGCCCAAGGAGAAGTCAGAGCTTGTTGAGGAGAAGGATGAACAGAAAATTGTGGTTTGTGGAAAAGCTGAGAAGAAACGTGGAAAGAAAAATGGCAATATTAGCGATGAATCTGATGATGAAGGATTCATGTCCAAGTCCAAGAAGTCTAAGTCTAAAAAGACAGAGTGGAAATTGTCTCGCTGCACTACTAAGGATAATCGCTGA
- the LOC114396549 gene encoding zinc finger CCCH domain-containing protein 25-like, with the protein MNPLTLVKRTQNINAREAALGIGEQASWHTKYKDSAYVFVGGIPFDLTEGDLLAVFAQYGEVVDVNLVRDKGTGKSKGFAFLAYEDQRSTNLAVDNLNGAQVLGRIIRVDHVDKYKKKEEEDEETERQKREARGVCRAFQRGECTRGASCKFSHDEQRAANTGWGREEDKPKWGHDKFEGPKKERRSGNNQSNHIPETRDRDSRTRARNFDAELDNQPKKSDRRETAKRWHDNNDDKFEGRENNSRREENRSRRHEDDDKFEGRENNSRREDKRSRRHEDDDKFEGRENNSKREEKRSRRHGDDEFEHKSREDGYRREEKGSRMDDYDGMELEPKDQRRREDKRSIKPDDVEFEPKSRDSDIREDKKSRRRDDDDFLSKSREPHSNREDMRSRKHGEDESAPKSRENYARKQDDRSYRNDSGRTESKERYDFDRREEKRPRR; encoded by the exons ATGAACCCGCTAACACTAGTGAAGCGCACTCAGAACATCAATGCCAGAGAAGCTGCACTCGGCATCGGCGAGCAAGCCTCCTGGCACACCAAGTACAAGGATTCCGCTTACGTCTTCGTCGGTGGCATCCCCTTCGATCTCACCGAGGGTGACCTCCTCGCCGTTTTTGCTCA ATACGGAGAGGTTGTTGATGTTAACCTAGTTAGGGACAAAGGCACCGGAAAATCCAAGGGTTTTGCGTTCCTTGCGTATGAGGATCAGAGAAGCACGAATCTTGCTGTGG ATAATTTGAACGGGGCACAGGTTTTGGGGAGAATTATTAGGGTGGACCATGTTGATAAGTATaagaagaaggaggaggaggatgaaGAGACAGAGCGGCAGAAGAGGGAGGCGCGTGGCGTTTGCCGTGCTTTCCAAAGAGGTGAATGCACTCGGGGAGCTAGCTGCAAGTTTTCTCATGATGAGCAA AGAGCTGCAAATACAGGTTGGGGTCGTGAGGAAGACAAGCCAAAATGGGGTCACGACAAATTTGAGGGTcccaaaaaagagagaagatcTGGCAACAATCAATCAAATCATATTCCAGAAACTAGAGACAGAGATTCACGTACTAGGGCCCGTAACTTTGATGCTGAATTAGACAACCAACCTAAGAAAAGTGATAGAAGAGAGACGGCAAAGCGGTGGcatgataataatgatgataaatttgagggaagagaaaataacagtagaagagaagaaaatagatCAAGAAGGCATGAAGATGATGACAAATTTGAGGGGAGAGAAAATAACAGTAGAAGAGAAGACAAGAGATCAAGAAGGCATGAAGATGATGACAAATTTGAGGGGAGAGAAAATAACagtaaaagagaagaaaagagatcaAGAAGGCATGGAGATGATGAATTTGAACACAAGTCAAGAGAAGATGGGTATAGGAGAGAAGAAAAAGGATCAAGAATGGATGATTATGATGGTATGGAGCTTGAGCCAAAAGATCAACGCAGAAGGGAAGACAAAAGGTCAATAAAGCCAGATGATGTTGAGTTTGAACCAAAGTCAAGAGATTCTGATATAAGGGAAGATAAAAAATCCCGTAGGAGGgatgatgatgattttttaAGCAAGTCCAGAGAACCTCATAGTAACAGGGAAGACATGAGATCAAGAAAGCACGGTGAAGATGAATCTGCACCAAAGTCAAGAGAAAATTATGCTAGGAAGCAAGATG
- the LOC114396559 gene encoding dehydrodolichyl diphosphate synthase 2-like, protein MFSLRLPIPLVKTPPSFSSYSPYYHCPFHHPSQTRGLIVSKRGSATAKCHADVTLRHDRVSFAGESPDPFPAELAAEMMPKHVAVIMDGNGRWAKVKGLPPSAGHQAGVQSLRRMVRLCSSWGIKVLTVFAFSTDNWVRPKLEVDFLMRLFETTINSEVQAFKREGIQISVIGDSSKLPESLKRMIVSVEEDTKHNSRLQLIVALSYSGKYDVVQACKSVAKKVKDDHLHLDDINENIIEQELETNCTEFPYPDLLIRTSGELRVSNFLLWQLAYTELYFNQKLWPDFGKDEFVDALSSFQQRKRRYGGRHA, encoded by the exons ATGTTCTCGCTAAGACTCCCTATTCCTCTCGTTAAAACGCCACCCTCTTTCTCTTCTTATTCTCCTTATTATCACTGTCCTTTCCATCACCCTTCCCAAACGCGGGGGCTTATCGTCTCCAAGCGCGGCTCCGCCACCGCCAAGTGCCACGCTGACGTGACACTTCGCCATGACAGAGTCTCATTCGCCGGAGAGTCGCCGGATCCATTTCCGGCGGAACTCGCGGCGGAGATGATGCCGAAGCACGTGGCGGTTATAATGGACGGGAACGGGAGGTGGGCGAAGGTGAAGGGGCTGCCGCCGTCGGCGGGGCATCAGGCGGGGGTGCAGTCGCTGAGGAGAATGGTGAGGCTGTGTAGCAGTTGGGGAATTAAGGTTCTCACGGTTTTCGCGTTCTCCACCGATAACTGGGTTCGACCCAAG TTGGAGGTTGATTTCTTGATGAGGCTGTTTGAGACAACAATAAACTCTGAAGTTCAAGCTTTTAAGAG GGAAGGAATTCAAATATCTGTGATTGGAGATTCATCAAAGTTGCCTGAGTCTTTAAAAAGAATGATAGTTAGTGTAGAAGAGGATACAAAACATAATTCGAGACTTCAACTTATTGTGGCATTGAGCTACAGTGGCAAATATGATGTTGTGCAAGCATGTAAAAGTGTAGCCAAGAAAGTCAAAGATGATCATCTTCACTTGGATGACATCAATGAAAACATTATTGAACAAGAATTAGAAACTAATTGTACTGAGTTTCCTTACCCTGATCTACTAATACGGACTAGTGGCGAGCTTAGAGTGAGTAACTTTTTGTTGTGGCAATTAGCCTACACAGAACTTTATTTCAACCAGAAACTCTGGCCAGATTTTGGGAAGGATGAATTTGTAGATGCATTAAGTTCATTTCAGCAAAGAAAAAGACGCTATGGTGGTCGACATGcataa